Within the Pseudomonas sp. SL4(2022) genome, the region CGACGATGTCGTCTTGGGCGATTACGTCATAGTTGACCAGACCGGCAGCGATTTCGCGCAGTGCGACTACGGTCGGCTTGTCGTTTTCCCACGCCACTTTCGGCTCTTTGCCGCCGGTGGCCAGCTGGCGCGAACGCTTGGTGGCGAGCATGACCAGCTCAAAGCGGTTATCGACGTTGTCCAGGCAATCTTCAACGGTAACGCGGGCCATGGTATTCCTCGTTG harbors:
- the rpoZ gene encoding DNA-directed RNA polymerase subunit omega, giving the protein MARVTVEDCLDNVDNRFELVMLATKRSRQLATGGKEPKVAWENDKPTVVALREIAAGLVNYDVIAQDDIVEEEPLFAAFEEEANEPL